In one window of Epinephelus fuscoguttatus linkage group LG20, E.fuscoguttatus.final_Chr_v1 DNA:
- the LOC125880643 gene encoding neoverrucotoxin subunit beta-like encodes MASDMTVASLGRPFRLGMLYDARKDALIPGMTLWDEKTLQENTVENSNQSSAFNISASDSIHNKSSLLDVSASLKLSFCSGLIKVGGSAKYLNDEKKFKNQSRVTCQYKATTNFKELSLINIITMNTRQIDVIKKSGATHVVTGIQYGANAFFVFDSEKLEASKVQSVQGNMQAVIKKIPTFSIEGKAEIKLSDEEKDLTNKFSCKFFGDFILKSNPATFEDAVKVYVQLPQLLGEKGENAVPLMVWLMPLTNLDTEAAELSREISNALVGRVQDALEDLSKTGIRCNDSLEDRVVENFPVIREELSHFQKLCSDFATNLRQSLAKKLPSIRDGKADESSVEELFEGRDKSPFSREKLSKWLDDKEREINVIRSCVDTMEGIKIVPNQSELDREVLAPGVENALCFVFTSMERGDTYLDLMATYLKLPTSGSTNEESWYFSEEVYSNMRKKAKAFRDFAKAQKNNNRLRILIATIANEKYKGATIYHYKEGILVSEDFTKLDSPHVETITDREDLIGYATDLTLDPNTANGSLTLSEGDKKATYGEQQSYPAHPERFDSQPQVLCKKSLTGRHYWEVEWSTDSPESVYVAVAYKGIERKAESLEFGKNTMSWAVGQFRASPNQGVVALHNGLQWETAFPSDGCDKVGVYLDWPAGTLSFYRVSSNTLRHLYTFRTKFTEPVYPGFWVRGLSAYAYLSPVQ; translated from the exons ATGGCTTCAGACATGACAGTTGCTTCTCTGGGTCGACCCTTTCGCCTAGGAATGCTCTATGATGCTCGCAAAGATGCACTGATCCCAG GTATGACATTGTGGGATGAGAAAACTCTACAAGAGAACACAGTTGAAAATTCCAACCAAAGCAGTGCATTTAATATTTCTGCATCTGACTCCATTCACAACAAGTCCTCTCTGCTGGATGTTAGCGCTTCTCTGAAGCTCAGTTTCTGCAGTGGACTGATTAAAGTCGGAGGATCTGCCAAGTATCTGAATGATGAGAAGAAATTCAAGAATCAGAGCAGAGTGACGTGTCAGTACAAAGCCACCACCAACTTCAAAGAGTTGTCATTGATTAACATCATAACCATGAACACCAGACAGATAGATGTCATTAAGAAGAGCGGTGCAACACATGTGGTCACCGGGATCCAGTACGGGGCAAAtgctttctttgtgtttgacaGTGAGAAGTTAGAAGCCAGCAAGGTTCAGAGCGTCCAGGGCAACATGCAGGCTGTGATAAAGAAAATCCCCACATTTAGTATTGAGGGAAAAGCTGAAATAAAGCTGAGTGATGAAGAAAAAGACCTGACCAACAAATTCTCCTGCAAATTCTTCGGAGACTTCATTCTTAAAAGCAACCCTGCGACATTCGAAGACGCGGTGAAGGTGTACGTTCAACTTCCACAGCTACTgggagaaaaaggagagaatGCTGTTCCACTGATGGTCTGGCTGATGCCACTGACGAATCTGgacactgaagctgctgagTTGTCAAGAGAGATCAGCAACGCATTAGTAGGGAGGGTGCAGGATGCTCTGGAAGATTTAAGCAAAACAGGAATCAGATGCAATGATTCTCTGGAAGACAGAGTGGTAGAAAATTTCCCAGTCATTCGAGAAGAATTAAGCCATTTCCAAAAATTGTGCAGTGACTTTGCAACTAACCTCCGACAGAGCTTGGCGAAGAAACTTCCCTCCATCCGTGATGGTAAAGCAGATGAGAGCTCAGTAGAAGAACTCTTTGAAGGCCGAGACAAGTCGCCATTCAGTCGTGAAAAACTGAGCAAGTGGCTGgatgacaaagagagagaaatcaaCGTCATCAGATCCTGTGTAGATACCATGGAGGGAATAAAGATCGTCCCAAATCAGTCAGAGCTGGACAGAGAGGTTCTTGCTCCAGGCGTAGAGAATGCTCTGTGCTTTGTTTTCACCTCCATGGAAAGAGGTGATACCTACCTGGATCTGATGGCCACCTACTTAAAGTTACCTACATCAGGAAGTACCAATGAAGAGTCATGGTACTTCTCAGAAGAGGTTTACAGCAACATGAGAAAAAAAGCCAAAGCTTTCCGTGACTTTGCCAAAGcacagaagaacaacaacaggtTGCGTATTCTCATAGCAACCATAGCAAATGAGAAATACAAAGGGGCAACCATCTATCATTACAAGGAGGGCATCCTGGTCAGTGAAGACTTTACAAAGCTTGACTCCCCTCATGTGGAGACCATCACTGACAGAGAAGATTTGATCGGGT ATGCCACTGATCTCACCCTGGACCCAAACACTGCAAACGGCTCCCTCACTCTGTCTGAGGGAGACAAGAAGGCAACATATGGAGAACAGCAGTCATACCCTGCTCACCCAGAGAGGTTCGATTCACAACCTCAGGTGTTGTGCAAAAAGAGCTTAACTGGCCGCCATTACTGGGAGGTAGAGTGGAGCACTGACTCCCCAGAATCTGTTTATGTTGCTGTTGCATACAAGGGAATtgaaagaaaagcagaaagtTTAGAGTTTGGAAAAAATACCATGTCGTGGGCTGTTGGCCAGTTCCGCGCTTCACCTAATCAAGGTGTGGTGGCACTTCATAATGGTTTGCAGTGGGAAACTGCTTTTCCCTCTGATGGCTGCGACAAAGTCGGGGTGTATCTGGACTGGCCTGCTGGCACTCTGTCCTTCTACAGAGTCTCATCTAACACTCTGCGTCACCTCTACACCTTTCGCACCAAATTCACTGAGCCTGTTTACCCAGGCTTCTGGGTTAGAGGTCTGTCCGCCTATGCGTACCTGAGTCCAGTTCAGTAG